The following proteins are encoded in a genomic region of Sorangiineae bacterium MSr12523:
- a CDS encoding formylglycine-generating enzyme family protein yields MRRLTLAAILITSAIVGGVWARARTNTPSARLGSSAQCGVYSGLPPEWGASPTAGMVHVDGDEFVLGSMHGYADERPAGPVRVAGFFIDRTEVTNAQFAAFVEATGYVTGAEKSGGAVFRQPTRDTIGDEPWWHYERGANWRHPDGPPSDITNRGNEPVVQLTLEDASAYARWLGRRLPTEAEWELAARAGVAGAALDGAPATREGKPAANFWQGDFPIENLAQDGYAGRSPVGCFSSNGFGLYDMIGNVWEWTSDPYRGSHQAQGAPAPAEHEPVEPRVIKGGSYLCASNFCARHRATARHPQDASLSTAHVGFRTAKSD; encoded by the coding sequence GTGAGGCGGCTTACCCTCGCCGCCATCCTGATAACGTCCGCAATTGTGGGAGGCGTTTGGGCTCGCGCTCGAACCAACACGCCGTCGGCACGTCTTGGATCGAGCGCCCAATGCGGCGTATACAGCGGTCTGCCGCCCGAGTGGGGCGCATCGCCGACGGCCGGCATGGTCCACGTCGATGGTGACGAGTTCGTGCTCGGGAGCATGCACGGCTATGCCGATGAACGCCCCGCAGGCCCGGTGCGCGTTGCCGGCTTTTTCATCGATCGCACGGAGGTGACGAATGCCCAGTTCGCAGCCTTCGTCGAGGCCACGGGGTACGTGACGGGCGCCGAAAAGAGCGGAGGAGCCGTGTTTCGCCAGCCCACCCGCGATACGATTGGAGACGAGCCGTGGTGGCATTACGAGCGCGGCGCCAACTGGCGCCACCCCGATGGGCCACCGAGTGACATTACCAATCGCGGCAACGAGCCCGTCGTGCAGCTCACGCTGGAGGACGCCTCCGCGTATGCGCGATGGCTCGGGCGGCGATTGCCCACCGAAGCCGAATGGGAGCTTGCAGCTCGGGCGGGCGTCGCCGGCGCCGCGCTCGATGGTGCCCCGGCCACGCGGGAAGGAAAGCCCGCGGCCAATTTTTGGCAAGGTGATTTCCCCATCGAGAACCTTGCCCAAGACGGCTACGCGGGCCGCTCGCCCGTCGGGTGCTTTTCCTCGAATGGATTTGGCCTCTACGATATGATCGGGAATGTCTGGGAGTGGACGAGCGATCCTTATCGAGGATCGCACCAGGCCCAGGGTGCGCCAGCGCCCGCGGAGCACGAGCCAGTCGAGCCCCGCGTGATCAAGGGCGGCTCGTACCTGTGCGCGTCGAATTTCTGCGCCCGCCATCGTGCCACGGCAAGGCACCCGCAAGACGCCAGCCTCTCGACCGCCCACGTGGGCTTCCGCACCGCCAAGTCGGACTGA
- a CDS encoding arylsulfatase produces the protein MILADDLGYSDIGAFGGEIATPNLDALAAKGRILTDYYAAPTCSPTRSELLSGTDHHLAGLGSMAEVMLPSQRGKPGYEGYLNERSLSIAELLRDGGYHTYMAGKWHLGLEESQSPKARGFESSFALLGGGGSHFAPVPGKPMPYDDVKYRENGVFTAIPADFFSTTFYTDKLVAYIDEHAGDGKPFFAYAAYTAPHWPLQAPPEIIDRYRGRYDDGFEPTRSRRVARLKRLGVIPAAFEPNQPLPSTPANPAWDDLTEEQKKFSARTMEVYAAMVEHLDANIGRLLQHLKEIGEYDDTFVFFQSDNGAEGSEFTFPNGPNVDNSYENIGRPLSNINYGARWAEVSAAPYRLWKGHSTEGGVRVPAIAHLPRQGHCRAAFRGLSRTLDLAPTFLQIANIPNPGSRYGGREVNPITGFSMLRGLKGNTTRVRPAGSVLADELFGDRYVRRDQWKITWVEPPLGSGRWQLFDLSTDGAEAHDKAMEEPVLFEELRAQWAEYKRANGVIPGGSGAP, from the coding sequence ATGATTCTGGCCGATGACTTGGGTTATTCCGACATCGGTGCTTTTGGCGGCGAAATCGCCACGCCCAATCTCGATGCGCTGGCTGCCAAAGGTCGCATTCTCACGGATTACTACGCAGCGCCCACGTGCTCGCCCACCCGGTCCGAACTCCTCTCCGGAACGGATCATCACCTCGCGGGCCTTGGTTCGATGGCCGAGGTGATGCTTCCTTCCCAGCGAGGGAAGCCTGGATACGAAGGGTATTTGAACGAGCGTTCGCTCTCCATTGCGGAACTTCTGCGGGATGGCGGATACCACACGTACATGGCAGGGAAATGGCATCTCGGGCTCGAAGAGAGTCAGAGTCCCAAGGCGCGCGGATTCGAATCGTCGTTCGCGTTGCTCGGTGGTGGCGGGTCGCACTTCGCGCCCGTGCCGGGAAAGCCCATGCCGTACGATGACGTGAAGTATCGGGAGAACGGTGTATTTACCGCCATTCCGGCGGACTTTTTCTCCACCACGTTCTACACGGACAAGCTCGTCGCATACATCGATGAGCACGCAGGCGACGGTAAACCGTTCTTTGCTTACGCTGCCTATACGGCTCCGCATTGGCCTCTTCAGGCACCACCCGAAATCATCGATCGCTATCGCGGGCGGTACGACGATGGCTTCGAGCCTACGCGCTCGAGACGCGTCGCACGATTGAAGCGGCTTGGCGTCATTCCGGCGGCATTCGAGCCGAATCAGCCACTGCCGTCGACGCCTGCCAATCCCGCATGGGACGATCTGACCGAAGAGCAGAAGAAGTTTTCTGCCCGCACCATGGAGGTGTATGCGGCCATGGTCGAGCACCTCGATGCGAACATCGGCCGATTGCTGCAGCATCTGAAGGAAATTGGCGAGTACGACGACACATTCGTGTTCTTTCAGTCGGACAACGGTGCAGAAGGAAGCGAGTTTACCTTTCCGAATGGGCCGAACGTCGACAATTCGTACGAGAATATCGGGCGTCCGCTCTCGAATATCAACTACGGAGCTCGCTGGGCCGAGGTGAGTGCGGCGCCGTACAGGCTTTGGAAAGGTCATTCGACCGAAGGAGGCGTTCGTGTGCCGGCCATTGCGCACCTGCCTCGACAAGGACATTGTCGCGCAGCATTCCGGGGGCTCTCGCGGACCTTGGATCTTGCGCCCACCTTCCTCCAGATTGCCAATATTCCCAATCCGGGTTCCCGATACGGCGGAAGAGAGGTGAATCCGATCACCGGCTTTTCGATGTTGCGCGGCCTAAAGGGCAATACCACGAGAGTACGCCCCGCCGGCAGCGTTCTCGCCGACGAGCTCTTTGGCGATCGATACGTGCGGCGGGACCAGTGGAAGATCACGTGGGTCGAGCCCCCGTTGGGTTCGGGCCGATGGCAGCTTTTCGATTTATCGACGGATGGGGCCGAGGCTCACGACAAGGCGATGGAAGAGCCCGTGCTCTTCGAAGAGCTGCGAGCCCAATGGGCCGAATACAAACGCGCCAATGGCGTCATTCCGGGAGGCTCGGGGGCGCCGTGA
- a CDS encoding acyl-CoA dehydrogenase family protein gives MPRESEVAGRSMRGQLMDAAERLAPRLQAATAAIESRRSLPQDIAAELAAAGLYRMLTPAALGGHEVDVHTFVTVIERLARADASAAWCTFISCTSALVGAYLPQTEARVLFAHPEVKWAGVFAPRGQAHRVTRDGVEGFMVSGRWPWGSGCLNADYVTGGCLVLDANGKPEALAGGTPNVRSMVFSADQIEIHDTWHSLGLRGTGSNEFGVHELFVPAARSTALMTDTPLPGPLYRFPLFGLLGLGIAAVALGVARVAIDSLIELATKKTPQGSTRLLAERPSTQEHVARAEARWRAARALVLEAVDAAWSAAVETEGISTEHKRDIRLATTFATEEAAAVVNRMHTTAGGSAVFEASPIQRCLRDVHVATQHMMVGESTYEVTGRLLLGLPTNTAML, from the coding sequence ATGCCGAGAGAATCCGAGGTTGCAGGTCGGTCGATGCGCGGGCAATTGATGGACGCGGCCGAGCGCCTGGCGCCCAGGCTGCAGGCAGCGACCGCGGCCATCGAGAGCCGCCGTTCTCTGCCGCAGGACATCGCCGCGGAGCTGGCGGCGGCGGGGCTTTATCGCATGCTCACGCCGGCAGCGCTCGGTGGTCACGAAGTCGACGTGCATACCTTCGTCACGGTCATCGAGCGGCTGGCCAGGGCCGATGCCTCGGCCGCTTGGTGCACGTTCATCTCCTGCACCTCGGCGCTCGTGGGCGCTTATCTTCCGCAGACCGAGGCGCGCGTGCTGTTCGCCCACCCCGAAGTCAAATGGGCCGGCGTATTTGCGCCGCGCGGGCAGGCCCATCGCGTGACCCGCGATGGAGTCGAAGGCTTCATGGTCAGCGGGCGGTGGCCCTGGGGTTCCGGCTGTCTCAATGCCGACTACGTCACCGGCGGCTGCCTGGTGCTGGATGCGAATGGCAAACCCGAGGCCCTCGCCGGCGGCACGCCCAATGTGCGGTCCATGGTATTCAGCGCCGACCAAATCGAGATTCACGATACCTGGCATTCCCTCGGGCTGAGAGGAACCGGCAGCAACGAATTCGGCGTGCACGAGCTGTTCGTGCCGGCGGCCCGCTCGACCGCATTGATGACGGACACACCCCTGCCCGGCCCGCTGTACCGTTTTCCTTTGTTTGGCCTGCTCGGCCTGGGTATCGCGGCCGTCGCCTTGGGCGTGGCGCGCGTGGCCATCGACAGCCTGATCGAGCTGGCGACGAAGAAAACCCCGCAGGGCAGCACGCGGCTACTTGCCGAGCGCCCCTCGACGCAAGAGCACGTGGCGCGCGCGGAAGCACGCTGGCGGGCGGCACGCGCCCTCGTGCTGGAGGCGGTGGATGCGGCATGGTCCGCGGCGGTCGAGACCGAAGGGATATCCACCGAGCACAAACGGGATATCCGTCTCGCAACGACCTTTGCCACCGAAGAAGCGGCCGCCGTGGTGAATCGCATGCACACGACGGCGGGCGGGAGTGCGGTATTCGAGGCCTCGCCCATTCAGCGCTGCCTGCGCGACGTGCATGTTGCGACCCAGCACATGATGGTGGGCGAATCCACGTACGAAGTCACCGGGCGCCTGCTGCTGGGCCTCCCCACCAACACGGCGATGCTCTAG
- a CDS encoding S1 family peptidase, producing MGFAILAGCGEAPEADEIGQNEASLSGEGGESAPNARDGQFPSTLHLTSLEVACTATKIGPRHILTAGHCALDESKKIDGPFKPGGNLFVSNKAKLVPAGCTKSEPACFVSKEQTAIGLGYVKVTVEKTLLEPVFAKKPLTLGEGSDLAVILLTAESAAKIKNIPTAKIDFSAVHPGDALTLQGYGEDCLQFNQRPELRYADAKAIPALRATTPDPESPPPPPPISEALRKKIEKVMFFTDSNLRLGPTLCSGDSGAPVFRKGKPNIVVGVNSTGWHDSQMYSNWHVRLDDKTDAKVHAWLKSTLAQ from the coding sequence ATGGGCTTTGCGATTCTCGCCGGGTGCGGTGAAGCACCGGAGGCCGACGAAATCGGGCAAAACGAAGCATCGTTGTCCGGAGAGGGAGGGGAGAGTGCACCGAACGCGCGCGATGGGCAGTTTCCTTCGACGCTTCATCTGACGAGTCTCGAGGTGGCGTGTACCGCGACCAAGATCGGGCCCCGGCACATTCTGACCGCTGGGCACTGCGCTCTCGATGAAAGCAAGAAAATCGATGGCCCGTTCAAACCGGGCGGGAATCTGTTCGTGTCCAATAAAGCCAAGCTCGTACCGGCCGGCTGCACCAAAAGTGAACCGGCGTGCTTCGTGTCGAAAGAGCAGACGGCAATCGGGTTGGGGTACGTGAAAGTGACCGTCGAAAAGACCTTGCTCGAGCCGGTATTTGCGAAGAAACCCCTGACACTCGGCGAGGGGTCCGATTTGGCGGTGATCCTGCTGACCGCCGAATCTGCGGCCAAGATCAAAAACATTCCCACCGCCAAAATCGATTTTAGCGCCGTTCATCCGGGAGACGCCCTGACGTTGCAAGGCTACGGCGAAGATTGTTTGCAGTTCAACCAGCGACCCGAGTTGCGGTATGCGGACGCCAAGGCCATTCCCGCGCTCCGCGCCACCACGCCCGATCCGGAATCGCCGCCACCGCCGCCCCCTATCTCGGAAGCCCTTCGCAAGAAGATCGAGAAGGTCATGTTCTTCACGGATTCCAATCTGCGCCTTGGCCCCACGTTGTGCTCCGGAGATTCCGGCGCCCCCGTCTTTCGCAAGGGCAAACCCAACATCGTGGTGGGCGTGAATTCGACGGGCTGGCACGACAGCCAAATGTATTCCAACTGGCATGTCCGCCTCGACGACAAGACCGATGCCAAGGTCCATGCGTGGCTGAAATCGACGCTTGCGCAGTGA
- a CDS encoding TetR family transcriptional regulator, translated as MSTSTAKKSKRTENAELTNRGAQRRDDLVKAALRIVVREGPSAVSLRTVAKEAAASHGLVAYYFGTRGALMVAVVEKVCGYIATTFGAIIPDLEAAASDPSRFAAVLVRYNIDHVVNHPDIGVALYEINLAAIREPELRPALLKWGKIHAALCRKAFVALGSKEPEKDYAFVLHAIGGLILGQSALPRRKFEAGIFAPAVERLVYSILR; from the coding sequence ATGTCAACGAGTACGGCCAAGAAGAGCAAACGAACGGAAAATGCCGAGCTGACGAACCGTGGAGCCCAGCGCCGCGACGATCTGGTCAAGGCAGCGCTGCGCATCGTCGTGCGCGAAGGACCGAGTGCGGTCAGCCTGCGCACGGTCGCCAAGGAAGCGGCGGCGAGCCACGGCCTGGTCGCCTATTATTTCGGGACCCGCGGCGCCCTCATGGTGGCTGTCGTCGAGAAGGTGTGCGGGTACATTGCCACCACCTTTGGCGCGATCATCCCAGATCTGGAAGCGGCCGCGTCCGATCCGTCGCGATTTGCTGCCGTGCTGGTTCGTTACAACATCGACCATGTGGTCAATCATCCCGATATTGGCGTGGCGTTGTACGAGATCAACCTCGCGGCGATCCGCGAACCGGAGCTGCGCCCGGCGCTGCTCAAATGGGGAAAGATTCACGCGGCCCTGTGCCGCAAGGCATTCGTCGCCCTGGGCTCGAAAGAGCCGGAAAAGGATTATGCTTTCGTGCTGCACGCGATTGGCGGATTGATCCTGGGGCAGTCGGCCTTGCCGCGCCGGAAATTCGAAGCCGGAATCTTCGCACCCGCGGTGGAGCGCCTCGTCTACAGCATTTTGCGCTAG